From uncultured Roseateles sp., the proteins below share one genomic window:
- a CDS encoding HlyD family efflux transporter periplasmic adaptor subunit has protein sequence MREYRLWVALLSTLAITGCGKPAAPVWSGYAEGEYVYLSSPVAGSLQTLNVQRGQQVAQGAALFTLDAELERGASAEAKARLDAAQAQAANTVKGKRSDEIQVVQAQLAQARTQAQLAQRELARQQQLVAQGFVSAAHLDEARTAVTTAQARVTELSASLQVAQLPARVDEQRAAQAQGEAARQGLQQTLWREQQKQRSAPAAGLVADTFFRVGEWVPAGQPVLALLPAGQVKLRFFVPEAELAGIAPGQAVTVGCDGCGAAIKAHISFIATQAEYTPPVIYSNAQRSKLVFMVEALPEGPEAARLKPGLPVDVRRAAP, from the coding sequence ATGCGCGAGTATCGACTCTGGGTTGCCCTGCTGAGCACCCTGGCCATCACAGGCTGCGGCAAGCCGGCGGCGCCCGTCTGGTCCGGCTATGCGGAGGGCGAGTATGTCTATCTGTCGTCGCCTGTGGCCGGCAGCCTGCAGACGCTGAATGTGCAGCGCGGCCAGCAGGTGGCCCAGGGTGCGGCGCTGTTCACACTGGATGCCGAGCTGGAGCGTGGCGCCAGCGCCGAGGCGAAGGCCCGGCTGGATGCGGCCCAGGCCCAGGCCGCCAACACGGTGAAGGGCAAGCGCAGCGACGAGATCCAGGTCGTGCAGGCGCAGCTGGCCCAGGCCCGCACCCAGGCCCAGCTGGCCCAGCGCGAGCTGGCCCGTCAGCAGCAGCTGGTCGCCCAGGGCTTTGTGTCGGCCGCCCACCTGGACGAGGCGCGCACCGCCGTCACCACCGCCCAGGCGCGCGTGACCGAGCTGAGCGCCAGCCTCCAGGTCGCGCAGCTGCCGGCCCGCGTGGACGAGCAGCGCGCCGCCCAGGCCCAGGGCGAGGCCGCGCGCCAGGGACTGCAGCAGACGCTGTGGCGCGAGCAGCAGAAGCAGCGCAGCGCCCCCGCCGCCGGTCTGGTCGCCGATACCTTCTTCCGCGTCGGCGAATGGGTGCCGGCCGGCCAACCGGTGCTGGCCCTGCTGCCGGCCGGGCAGGTCAAGCTGCGCTTCTTCGTGCCCGAGGCCGAGCTGGCCGGCATCGCCCCGGGCCAGGCGGTGACGGTGGGCTGCGACGGCTGCGGTGCGGCGATCAAGGCGCACATCAGCTTCATCGCCACCCAGGCCGAGTACACGCCGCCGGTGATCTACTCCAACGCCCAGCGCAGCAAGCTGGTGTTCATGGTCGAGGCCCTGCCCGAGGGGCCGGAGGCGGCCAGGCTCAAGCCGGGCCTGCCGGTCGATGTGCGCAGGGCCGCACCATGA
- a CDS encoding GGDEF domain-containing protein, producing MATSSTPSVSAEPADPLGALAPRLLALHEASAQLVALYDGRDVLRFANPAFRQAFDTAPDGHTTWADMMRSNQRSGRGSVVSASDFEAWLSSARSRRGKQPFRAFEADLCDGRWIWMTETVQAVEPGEHWMLCVASDITGLRQDGRALRQARDQALRAAQTDALTGLSNRRHLMQQVEQALVRDAERGWPLCMAVLDLDHFKQINDQLGHAAGDRVICDFACHLQASTRREDGCGRVGGEEFMLLLSGIELAQAAPIIERLLQRVRQARPLAEAPQRGYTSSVGLAQARAGETLAELFSRADAALYEAKRSGRDRMVCAD from the coding sequence ATGGCAACAAGCTCAACGCCTTCTGTGTCGGCTGAGCCGGCGGACCCCCTTGGGGCGCTGGCTCCGCGGCTGCTCGCCCTGCATGAGGCCAGCGCGCAACTGGTGGCCTTGTACGATGGGCGGGACGTGCTGCGCTTTGCCAACCCGGCCTTCCGGCAGGCGTTTGACACGGCGCCGGATGGCCACACCACCTGGGCCGACATGATGCGCAGCAACCAGCGCAGCGGCCGCGGTTCGGTGGTCAGCGCCAGCGACTTCGAGGCATGGTTGTCATCGGCAAGGTCGCGTCGTGGCAAGCAGCCCTTCCGCGCCTTCGAGGCTGACCTCTGCGACGGGCGCTGGATCTGGATGACTGAGACCGTGCAGGCCGTCGAGCCCGGTGAGCACTGGATGCTGTGCGTGGCCAGCGACATCACCGGCCTGCGTCAGGACGGCCGTGCATTGCGTCAGGCCCGTGATCAGGCCCTGCGCGCCGCTCAGACCGATGCGCTGACCGGCCTGAGCAACCGGCGCCACCTGATGCAGCAGGTCGAGCAGGCGCTGGTGCGCGACGCAGAGCGCGGCTGGCCGCTGTGCATGGCGGTGCTGGATCTGGACCATTTCAAGCAGATCAACGACCAACTGGGTCATGCGGCCGGCGACCGGGTGATCTGCGACTTTGCCTGTCATCTGCAGGCCAGCACGCGCCGCGAGGACGGTTGCGGCCGCGTCGGCGGAGAGGAGTTCATGCTGTTGCTGTCGGGCATCGAGCTGGCCCAGGCCGCACCCATCATCGAGCGGCTGCTGCAGCGGGTGCGCCAGGCCCGGCCGCTGGCCGAGGCGCCGCAGCGGGGCTATACCAGCTCGGTGGGTCTGGCCCAGGCCCGCGCCGGCGAAACCCTGGCGGAATTGTTCAGCCGTGCCGATGCGGCTCTGTACGAGGCCAAACGCTCGGGGCGCGACCGGATGGTCTGCGCCGACTGA
- a CDS encoding VOC family protein, protein MIGYTTLGTNDLPRAAAFYDELFAVIGIKRMMDFGRGYAWGVAMDKPGFGVMIPFDGQAATVGNGVMVALVVNSKDKVDALHAKALALGGKDEGAPGPRGEGFYAAYFRDLDGNKLNAFCVG, encoded by the coding sequence ATGATCGGCTACACCACCCTCGGAACCAATGATCTGCCGCGCGCTGCGGCCTTCTACGACGAGCTGTTTGCCGTCATCGGCATCAAGCGCATGATGGATTTCGGCCGTGGCTACGCCTGGGGCGTGGCCATGGACAAGCCTGGCTTCGGCGTGATGATTCCGTTCGACGGCCAGGCCGCCACTGTGGGCAATGGCGTGATGGTGGCCCTGGTGGTGAACAGCAAGGACAAGGTCGATGCCCTGCATGCCAAGGCGCTGGCGCTCGGCGGCAAGGACGAAGGCGCGCCGGGCCCGCGTGGCGAGGGTTTCTATGCCGCCTACTTCCGTGATCTGGATGGCAACAAGCTCAACGCCTTCTGTGTCGGCTGA
- a CDS encoding nitroreductase family protein, translating into MTTTDLSPLLRAHRSIRKYKSTPIAPALIDEVLSEAIAGSSSSGNLNTFSMVLTRNEERRKRLFELHLEQDMVLQAPLVITFNADTARTRQWLQMREARDNFNNFHGFMVAAFDAIILSQTVALAFEARGLGICYMGTTLNQAPAIAEFLQLPETVFPVTSLVVGYPDEAPKARDRLPLRAYVHDEVYQPHSEAEIDALYEAREVSGWNRYLSMGPDMAARFAEHDIKSLAQFYTSELKYSPIAMGKISGELQALLQQQGFTQKI; encoded by the coding sequence ATGACGACCACCGATCTCTCGCCGCTGCTGCGCGCCCACCGCTCGATACGCAAATACAAGAGCACGCCCATCGCGCCGGCGCTGATCGACGAGGTCTTGAGCGAGGCAATCGCCGGCAGCTCCAGCTCGGGCAATCTGAACACCTTCAGCATGGTGTTGACGCGCAATGAAGAGCGCCGCAAACGCCTGTTCGAGCTGCACCTGGAGCAGGACATGGTGCTGCAGGCGCCCCTGGTCATCACCTTCAATGCCGACACGGCGCGCACGCGGCAGTGGCTGCAGATGCGCGAGGCGCGCGACAACTTCAACAACTTCCACGGCTTCATGGTGGCGGCCTTCGACGCCATCATCCTGTCGCAAACGGTGGCCCTGGCCTTCGAGGCACGGGGCCTGGGCATCTGCTACATGGGCACGACCCTGAACCAGGCGCCGGCGATTGCCGAGTTCCTGCAGCTGCCCGAAACGGTGTTCCCTGTCACCAGCCTGGTGGTGGGCTACCCCGACGAGGCGCCCAAGGCCCGCGACCGCCTGCCGCTGCGCGCCTATGTGCACGACGAGGTCTACCAGCCGCACAGCGAGGCCGAGATCGACGCGCTGTACGAGGCCCGCGAGGTCAGCGGCTGGAACCGCTACCTGAGCATGGGCCCCGATATGGCGGCCCGCTTTGCCGAGCATGACATCAAGTCGCTGGCGCAGTTCTACACCAGTGAACTCAAGTACAGCCCGATCGCGATGGGCAAGATCTCCGGCGAGCTGCAGGCCCTGCTGCAGCAGCAGGGCTTCACGCAGAAGATCTAG
- a CDS encoding N-acetylmuramate alpha-1-phosphate uridylyltransferase MurU, producing the protein MRALILAAGRGERMRPLTDHTPKPLLVVRGRPLIEWHIEALRSGGVRDIVINTAWLGGQFPARLGDGSRLGVRLHYSDEQAAFGGALETAGGIATALPLLQADGDEAFWVVSGDVFLPEFRFDATLAQRFAAGQDDAHLWLVPNAPHHPRGDFAISPAGRAALEGEQQNDQRYTWGSVGLFRAAMFGSIAAGTRMALRPLLDAGIAAGRIAAELYPGPWTDVGTVERLNALNHP; encoded by the coding sequence ATGAGAGCTTTGATACTGGCGGCCGGTCGGGGCGAACGGATGCGCCCGCTGACCGACCACACCCCCAAGCCGCTGCTGGTCGTGCGCGGCCGGCCGCTGATCGAATGGCATATCGAGGCGCTGCGCTCGGGTGGCGTGCGCGACATCGTCATCAACACCGCCTGGCTGGGCGGGCAGTTCCCGGCCCGGCTGGGCGACGGCAGCCGTCTGGGCGTGCGCCTGCACTATTCCGACGAGCAGGCAGCGTTTGGGGGCGCGCTGGAGACGGCCGGCGGCATCGCCACCGCGCTGCCGCTGCTGCAAGCAGATGGCGACGAGGCCTTCTGGGTGGTCTCCGGCGATGTCTTTCTGCCCGAATTCCGCTTCGACGCGACCCTGGCGCAGCGCTTCGCCGCCGGTCAGGACGATGCGCATCTGTGGCTGGTGCCCAATGCCCCTCACCATCCGCGGGGCGATTTCGCGATCTCGCCGGCCGGCCGGGCCGCGCTAGAGGGCGAACAGCAAAACGATCAACGATATACCTGGGGCAGCGTCGGATTGTTTCGCGCCGCGATGTTCGGCAGCATCGCAGCCGGCACGCGCATGGCGTTGCGGCCCTTGCTGGACGCTGGCATCGCGGCCGGGCGCATAGCCGCCGAGCTGTACCCAGGCCCCTGGACCGATGTCGGCACCGTCGAACGCCTGAATGCCCTCAACCACCCTTGA
- a CDS encoding homoserine O-acetyltransferase produces MESLGHVKPQSLRFEQPLPLKSGAQLHSYELVYETYGRLNADKSNAVLVCHALNASHHLAGTYEGQDKSEGWWDNLIGPGKPLDTERFFVIGVNNLGSCFGSTGPMHVNPTTGKVYGADFPVVTVQDWVDAQARLLDHLGIGQLAAVLGGSLGGMQALDWSLRYADRLRHCIAIATAPNLSAQNIAFNEVARRAIISDPDFHGGHFYEHGVIPKRGLRVARMIGHITYLSDDVMEQKFGRELRATELGYSTQDIEFQIESYLRYQGDKFSDYFDANTYLLITRALDYFDPALEHGGDLSRTFASARCKYLLASFSTDWRFSPARSREIVKALLDNKLDVSYAEIDAPHGHDAFLLEDPRYHGVLRAYFKRIAGELS; encoded by the coding sequence ATGGAAAGCCTGGGTCATGTGAAGCCGCAGTCGCTGCGCTTCGAGCAGCCGCTGCCGCTGAAGAGCGGTGCGCAGCTGCACAGCTATGAATTGGTCTACGAGACCTATGGCCGGCTGAATGCCGACAAGTCGAACGCCGTGCTGGTCTGCCACGCGCTGAACGCCAGCCACCACCTGGCCGGTACCTACGAGGGCCAGGACAAGAGCGAGGGCTGGTGGGACAACCTGATCGGACCCGGCAAGCCGCTGGACACCGAACGCTTCTTCGTCATCGGTGTCAACAACCTCGGCTCCTGCTTCGGCTCTACCGGGCCCATGCATGTCAACCCGACGACGGGCAAGGTCTACGGCGCCGACTTTCCGGTCGTCACCGTGCAGGACTGGGTCGATGCCCAGGCGCGGCTGCTCGACCACCTGGGCATCGGCCAGCTGGCCGCGGTGCTGGGCGGCAGCTTGGGCGGCATGCAGGCGCTGGACTGGTCGCTGCGCTACGCCGACCGGCTGCGCCATTGCATCGCGATTGCCACCGCGCCGAATCTGTCGGCGCAGAACATTGCCTTCAACGAGGTGGCGCGCCGCGCCATCATCAGTGATCCGGACTTCCACGGCGGCCATTTCTACGAGCATGGCGTGATCCCGAAGCGCGGCCTGCGTGTGGCGCGGATGATCGGCCACATCACGTATTTGTCCGACGACGTGATGGAGCAGAAATTCGGCCGCGAGTTGCGTGCCACCGAGCTGGGCTACAGCACCCAGGACATCGAATTCCAGATCGAGAGCTATCTGCGCTACCAGGGCGACAAGTTCAGCGACTACTTCGATGCCAACACCTATCTGCTGATCACCCGTGCGCTCGACTACTTCGACCCGGCGCTGGAGCATGGCGGCGACCTCAGCCGCACCTTTGCCAGCGCACGCTGCAAATACCTGCTGGCCAGCTTCAGCACCGATTGGCGCTTCTCGCCGGCGCGCTCGCGCGAGATCGTCAAGGCCCTGCTCGACAACAAGCTCGATGTGTCCTACGCGGAGATTGATGCCCCCCATGGCCACGACGCCTTCCTGCTCGAAGACCCTCGCTATCACGGCGTGCTGCGCGCCTATTTCAAGCGTATCGCGGGGGAGTTGTCATGA
- a CDS encoding aldo/keto reductase translates to MQYRRLGRSGLQVSELSLGSWVTYHNQVDTKSATEMLAAAFDAGVNFFDNAEVYAKGQSEVVMGEAFKALKWPRLNYIVSTKFFWGLDREGHATNRRDTLNRKYLMQAIDGSLQRMQLDFIDLIYCHRPDPHTPIEETVRAMSDIISQGKALYWGTSEWSAADIRAAWEIAERHHLHKPVMEQPQYHLFHRNRVEQEYARLYDEIGLGLTTWSPLASGLLTGKYLKGVPEGSRGAMESMSFLRDGLTDQAKNAAVAQLAEIATELGGNVAQLAIAWLNKNPRVSTVILGASKLSQLQDNLGALELTPKLTPEVLARIDTIAKPLAV, encoded by the coding sequence GTGCAATACCGACGTCTGGGCCGCAGCGGCCTGCAAGTGAGCGAGCTCTCGCTGGGCTCCTGGGTGACTTATCACAACCAGGTGGACACCAAGTCCGCCACCGAGATGCTGGCCGCGGCCTTCGACGCCGGCGTCAACTTCTTCGACAACGCCGAGGTCTATGCCAAGGGCCAGAGCGAGGTGGTGATGGGCGAGGCCTTCAAGGCCCTGAAGTGGCCGCGCCTGAACTACATCGTCTCGACCAAGTTCTTCTGGGGTCTGGACCGCGAGGGACACGCCACCAACCGCCGCGACACCTTGAATCGCAAGTACCTGATGCAGGCCATCGATGGCTCCTTGCAGCGCATGCAGCTGGACTTCATCGACCTGATCTACTGCCACCGCCCCGACCCGCACACGCCTATCGAAGAAACCGTGCGCGCGATGAGCGACATCATCAGCCAGGGCAAGGCGCTGTACTGGGGCACCAGCGAGTGGAGCGCCGCCGACATCCGCGCCGCCTGGGAGATTGCCGAGCGCCACCATCTGCACAAGCCGGTGATGGAGCAGCCGCAGTACCACCTGTTCCATCGCAACCGCGTCGAGCAGGAATATGCGCGGCTGTACGACGAAATCGGCCTGGGCCTGACGACCTGGAGCCCGCTGGCCTCGGGCCTGTTGACCGGCAAATACCTCAAGGGCGTGCCCGAGGGCAGCCGCGGCGCGATGGAGAGCATGAGCTTTCTGCGCGACGGCCTGACCGACCAGGCCAAGAATGCCGCCGTGGCCCAGCTGGCCGAGATCGCCACCGAGCTCGGCGGCAATGTCGCTCAGCTGGCGATTGCCTGGCTGAACAAGAACCCGCGCGTCAGCACGGTGATTCTGGGCGCCAGCAAGCTCAGCCAGCTGCAGGACAACCTCGGCGCACTGGAATTGACGCCGAAGCTGACGCCCGAGGTGCTGGCGCGCATCGACACCATCGCCAAGCCGCTGGCCGTCTGA
- a CDS encoding ABC transporter permease codes for MSVRFSWPRTLAVFIKEFQQMMRDRLTFAMAVGVPILQLVLFGYAINTDPKGLPTVLVAQDNAPMARSLVAALQNTGYFQITAVSGSEREAEQMVDDGKVQFMIVIPPDFSQRLVRGEKPALLVSVDATDPSASGNAIAALGQLGQQALRHDLTGPLAQLQAQAPPFDLRIHRRYNPEGLSRYNIVPGLIGTILTMTMVMLTSLAMTRERERGTMENLLATPVRPAEVMVGKILPYVVVGYVQLGVILGAAWLLFEVPMEGSFALLMAMIGVFMLANLAVGFTFSTLARNQLQAMQMTFFFFLPSMLLSGFMFPFRGMPQWAQYLGEALPLTHFLRIVRGILLKGNEAAQLLPELWPMLLFLLFAGAVALKRYRQTLD; via the coding sequence ATGAGTGTTCGCTTCTCGTGGCCGCGCACATTGGCCGTGTTCATCAAGGAGTTCCAGCAGATGATGCGCGACCGCCTGACCTTCGCGATGGCGGTCGGCGTGCCCATACTGCAGCTGGTGCTGTTCGGCTATGCGATCAACACCGACCCCAAGGGTCTGCCGACGGTGCTGGTGGCGCAGGACAACGCGCCGATGGCGCGCAGCCTGGTAGCCGCCTTGCAGAACACCGGCTACTTCCAGATCACCGCGGTCAGCGGCAGCGAGCGCGAGGCCGAGCAGATGGTCGATGACGGCAAGGTGCAGTTCATGATCGTCATACCGCCGGACTTCTCGCAGCGCCTGGTGCGCGGCGAAAAGCCGGCGCTGCTGGTCTCGGTCGATGCCACCGACCCCTCGGCCTCGGGCAACGCGATCGCGGCGCTGGGCCAGCTCGGCCAGCAGGCGCTGCGCCACGACTTGACGGGGCCGCTTGCACAGCTGCAAGCGCAGGCTCCGCCATTCGATTTGCGCATCCACCGCCGCTACAACCCCGAGGGCCTGTCTCGCTACAACATCGTGCCCGGGCTGATAGGCACCATCCTGACGATGACCATGGTCATGCTGACCTCGCTGGCCATGACCCGCGAACGCGAGCGCGGCACGATGGAGAACCTGCTCGCTACGCCGGTGCGCCCGGCCGAGGTGATGGTGGGAAAGATACTGCCCTATGTCGTGGTCGGCTATGTGCAGCTGGGCGTGATACTCGGCGCCGCCTGGCTGCTGTTCGAGGTGCCGATGGAGGGCAGCTTCGCACTCCTGATGGCGATGATAGGCGTGTTCATGCTCGCCAATCTGGCCGTCGGTTTCACCTTCTCGACCCTGGCCCGCAACCAGCTGCAGGCGATGCAGATGACGTTCTTCTTCTTCCTGCCGTCGATGCTGCTGTCGGGCTTCATGTTCCCCTTCCGCGGCATGCCGCAATGGGCCCAGTACCTCGGCGAGGCCCTGCCGCTGACCCACTTCCTGCGCATCGTGCGGGGCATCCTGCTCAAGGGCAATGAGGCGGCGCAACTGCTGCCGGAGCTGTGGCCGATGCTGCTGTTTTTGCTTTTTGCCGGCGCGGTGGCGCTGAAGCGTTATCGGCAGACGCTGGATTGA
- a CDS encoding ABC transporter ATP-binding protein has protein sequence MSELAIDVRGLSKIYGGRAVVDKVDLQVRRGRICGFLGPNGSGKTTTIRMLCGLLTPDAGEGQCLGLDIRREAAQIKRQVGYMTQKFGYYEDLSIRENLDFVARLFELPARRQRVDEALQRLGLVERQQQLAGSLSGGWKQRLALAACLLHNPQLLLLDEPTAGVDPKARRDFWDEIHRLADQGITVLVSTHYMDEAERCHELVYIAYGKVLARGTEAQIIAQAGLHVWSIQGPLNGQIDALKAAPGVLSVAAFGNSVHLAGQDAALLEQALAPLRTQPGLTITAADANLEDVFISLIAQAPDNFAAKVSA, from the coding sequence ATGAGCGAGCTGGCCATCGACGTGCGCGGCCTGAGCAAGATCTACGGCGGCCGTGCCGTTGTCGACAAGGTCGATCTGCAGGTCAGGCGCGGCCGCATCTGCGGCTTTCTGGGGCCCAACGGCAGCGGCAAGACCACGACGATACGGATGCTCTGCGGCCTGCTGACACCCGACGCCGGCGAGGGCCAATGTCTGGGCCTGGACATCCGGCGCGAGGCCGCCCAGATCAAGCGCCAGGTCGGCTATATGACGCAGAAGTTCGGCTACTACGAAGACCTGTCGATACGCGAGAACCTGGATTTCGTCGCGCGGCTGTTCGAGCTGCCTGCTCGCCGCCAGCGCGTTGACGAGGCCTTGCAGCGCCTGGGCCTGGTCGAGCGCCAGCAGCAGCTGGCCGGCTCGCTGTCGGGCGGCTGGAAGCAGCGACTGGCCCTGGCCGCCTGCCTGCTGCACAACCCGCAACTGCTGCTGCTCGATGAGCCCACCGCCGGCGTCGACCCTAAGGCGCGGCGCGACTTCTGGGACGAGATCCACCGCCTGGCCGACCAGGGCATCACCGTGCTGGTCTCGACCCACTACATGGACGAGGCCGAACGCTGCCATGAGCTGGTCTATATCGCCTACGGCAAGGTGCTGGCGCGCGGCACCGAGGCGCAGATCATCGCGCAGGCCGGCCTGCATGTCTGGTCCATCCAGGGCCCGCTCAATGGCCAGATTGATGCGCTGAAGGCCGCGCCGGGCGTGCTCAGCGTGGCCGCCTTCGGCAATTCGGTGCACCTGGCCGGCCAGGATGCGGCCCTGTTGGAGCAGGCGTTGGCGCCGCTGCGCACCCAGCCCGGCCTGACGATCACCGCCGCCGATGCGAACCTCGAAGACGTGTTCATCAGCCTGATCGCCCAGGCGCCGGACAACTTCGCTGCGAAGGTGTCGGCATGA
- the speD gene encoding adenosylmethionine decarboxylase, translating into MQGLHLTADLHGCPAGLAPLTDITALRMLCLAAVAEAGLLAVGELFHRFQPAVPGQLVGITGVVLLAESHLAVHTWPEKAAVTLDVYVCNFGGDNSAKAQRLMARLEASFAPERVTRQQLLRGD; encoded by the coding sequence ATGCAAGGTTTGCACCTCACGGCCGACCTCCATGGCTGCCCCGCCGGCCTGGCCCCGCTGACCGACATCACCGCCCTGCGCATGCTGTGCCTGGCCGCCGTCGCCGAGGCTGGCCTGCTGGCCGTGGGCGAGCTGTTCCATCGCTTCCAGCCAGCCGTCCCGGGCCAGCTCGTCGGCATCACCGGCGTGGTGCTGCTGGCCGAATCCCACCTGGCCGTCCACACCTGGCCCGAGAAGGCGGCTGTCACGCTCGATGTCTATGTCTGCAACTTCGGCGGCGACAACTCGGCCAAGGCGCAGCGGCTGATGGCAAGGCTGGAGGCCTCGTTCGCGCCGGAGCGGGTCACGCGCCAGCAGCTGTTGCGCGGCGATTGA
- the metW gene encoding methionine biosynthesis protein MetW, translated as MSELSVMETIASLVPEGSRVLDLGCGTGELLAYLQEHRGCTGYGVELDDANLLACVQRGVNVIQLNLEEGLAIFEDQSFDVVLQLETLQHLRNTEAMLRETARVGRLGIVSFPNFAHWPNRLQVMLGRMPVTRVLPYEWYDTPNIRVGTYADFEILARKNRLRILDSFGIQAGRTVRRLPNLMSSMAVFKFERG; from the coding sequence ATGAGTGAGCTCAGCGTGATGGAGACGATTGCCTCCCTGGTGCCTGAAGGCTCGCGCGTGCTCGACCTGGGTTGCGGCACCGGCGAGCTGCTGGCCTATCTGCAAGAGCACAGGGGCTGCACCGGCTATGGCGTGGAGCTGGACGATGCCAATCTGCTGGCCTGCGTGCAGCGCGGCGTCAACGTCATCCAGCTGAACCTGGAAGAGGGTCTGGCTATATTCGAAGACCAGAGCTTCGATGTGGTGCTGCAGCTGGAGACGCTGCAGCATCTGCGCAATACCGAGGCGATGCTGCGCGAAACCGCGCGCGTGGGCCGTCTGGGCATCGTCAGCTTCCCCAATTTCGCGCACTGGCCCAACCGCCTGCAGGTCATGCTGGGCCGCATGCCGGTGACGCGGGTGCTGCCCTACGAGTGGTACGACACGCCCAATATCCGCGTCGGCACCTATGCCGACTTCGAGATCCTGGCCCGCAAGAACCGCCTGCGCATACTCGACAGCTTCGGCATCCAGGCCGGGCGCACGGTGCGGCGCCTGCCCAACCTGATGTCCAGCATGGCGGTATTCAAGTTCGAGCGCGGCTGA
- a CDS encoding transporter substrate-binding domain-containing protein, which produces MLPLPATAPHLAGLCAVLLGLSVLCGAAAQAACSRAITVPVAPTGFNVQVNGELVQGVYPDLLRALGETAGCRFSFPIYPRARVTMMFFDTQEADVFIPASRTAERDAKAQFVPMLKLTPTLISLRARALTVTDVRGLLGRSTLRAAVVRSYSWGDEYDALMRQLEAEKRVDYVTDLRTVGLMLRSGRVDFTILPPTLMHSALQDPAAPAEPLGDLAYRALDGLSRSEVGAYLSPQALARADLDLLRDLLQRAARDGSLLRSLERYYPVDVLKADVVLQ; this is translated from the coding sequence ATGTTGCCGCTCCCTGCCACTGCCCCGCACCTTGCCGGCCTTTGCGCTGTCTTGCTTGGCCTGAGCGTCCTGTGTGGCGCGGCCGCGCAGGCGGCCTGTTCGCGCGCCATCACCGTGCCGGTGGCGCCCACCGGTTTCAATGTGCAGGTGAATGGCGAGCTGGTGCAGGGCGTCTATCCCGACTTGCTGCGCGCGCTCGGTGAAACGGCCGGCTGCCGCTTCAGCTTTCCGATCTATCCTCGGGCCCGGGTGACGATGATGTTCTTCGACACCCAGGAGGCCGATGTCTTCATACCGGCCTCGCGCACCGCTGAACGTGATGCCAAGGCCCAGTTCGTGCCCATGCTCAAGCTCACCCCCACGCTGATCAGTCTGCGTGCCCGTGCGCTGACGGTTACCGATGTGCGCGGCCTGCTCGGCCGCAGCACGCTGCGTGCCGCGGTGGTGCGCTCCTACAGCTGGGGCGACGAGTACGACGCGTTGATGCGCCAGCTGGAGGCCGAGAAGCGGGTCGACTACGTCACGGACCTGCGCACCGTGGGCCTGATGCTGCGCAGCGGCCGGGTCGATTTCACGATACTGCCACCCACGCTGATGCACTCGGCTTTGCAGGACCCGGCAGCACCCGCCGAGCCCCTGGGCGATCTGGCCTATCGTGCGCTGGATGGCTTGTCGCGCTCCGAAGTCGGGGCCTATCTGTCGCCGCAGGCGCTGGCCCGGGCCGATCTCGATCTGCTCAGGGATTTGCTGCAACGGGCGGCGCGGGACGGCAGCCTGCTGCGCAGCCTGGAACGCTATTACCCGGTCGACGTGCTCAAGGCGGATGTGGTGCTGCAATAA